ATGCTCGGCCCGGATGACCGCCTTGATATCGCTCATTGTTCTGTAGGGTAGTGGTTCTGGTGTGTCAAGACGTCAGGAGCTTGTTTGAGACGCTTGGTGAAAAGCGATATTACGCTTCTCGTTACCGGGGGTAACGGTCGCCGTGCGGTAGCGTAACTGAGTCGGTTGGTCGTGGTTTCTGAACACGTAGCTACTGTCCGATTCTCCTCGCCGCAGACGCACTGATCAGTCTGAGAAGGGTCCTCAGAAATTGTCCCACAGTTCAGCGTGTTCCCGCGAAGCGATCTCGGTGGCTCAGACGCGATGGTTGAATATCTTGGCCCAGACACGCCCGAACCAGCCGGCTTCGGATGACGGGGTGACCCCGGCTGGAAGGTAGAATTTGGACTTGGTCGCTCTGTCCCACTCGTCGGCGTGGTTCCGCTGTGACATACAATGTAATAGAAGCCCTTGGTCCGCATTGGTCTGTAGCTTAAGCGTATAACCCCCTTATAACCGAACTCGAGAATGCCATGCATTCCCGCCTCCTCCAAACACCGGTCGATGGAGGTGGTGAACGTCACCAGAGCGGCGAGGCTACGCCATCAGACCGCTGTATCGGGGAGTGTCGGCGTCCCCTCAGAGATAGAGAGCAGTTGTGCGGCGTGGTCCGCCTTCGCTAGGAACACCGCTTCGAGGCTGGGTGGGTTCCGAATGTTGGCGTCTTCAAGCATCGTTTCAGGAACAACGAGTGTGTCTGCCGGGACCTGTTCGTCCCCGTGGACGGCAAAGTGCTGGGAGCCGAGTTTCATTACAAGCGGATAGTCCATGCGCTCGACCCCGTCCCCGGAGGCGTACAACTGTTCGTTCACTCGTTCGTGCTGCTCGCGACACATCGCAGCCGCCGCGTCGTCTCGCGGTTCGACGTAGAGGCGGCCGAGGTAGTATCCGCGCGAAAACTGTTCAAACATCGGTGCAACTGAATGTGTGTCATTGACATACATAAGTGTTCGCCGGCAGCCTTTTGCCGTCGTGCAAACAGCGCGGATTCGGTGCTGGGTCCTGTCCGACAGGGCTTTGCCACGGCCGGCCCCGAGTCGACCTATGAGCGAGCAGCGGGGGCCGTTGCCACGTCGGTACGCGCGGTACTACCTAGAACAGACGCCGAGTCTCGTGTGGTTGCTGGTCGTCAATGCTGTCGCAATGCTCGTTGGCGTCCGGTTCTACGTCGAGACGATGCCGGGTCAGAAGCAGCTTGCGGACGTGTCGACGTTCCTCTGGCCGCTGTTCGCCGACTCGCCGGCCGCGCTATTTTTAATGACGCTGTCGGTAGCCACCCTCCTGCCGTTCCTCGGCAAATCGCTCGACGAAGTTCCGCTGACGGTCCCGCTCGCATACCTCCACACGATTGCGTTGGTCTGGCTGGTCAAGATGGGGCTGTGGACCGTCGTGGCGTTAAACATCGGCTTCGACGCCTACTTCCCCGCCCCGTGGGCGTATTTCGGCATCATCGTCACTCACCTCGGCTTCGTTGCCGAGGGGTTATTGGTCCCACACTATGCCCGGACGACGAGGGGCGCGCTCGTGACCGCGCTAGTGCTGGCACTCGGCAACGACGTGCTCGATTACGGGTTTGGCTATCATCCGCCGTTGCGGTACGACCCGGGACTCCTCTTACCGGCTGCCACCGTCGCACTCTCGGTACTGTCGGTAGTATTCGTCTGGCGACTGCTTCCGATGGAAGCGCCGAGGCAAAGAACAGCTTAAACGCTCTTGGACTATCTGCGCTTGTTTCAGGTGTCCGTGAACGGCGCGAACGAAGGCGTTTCTTTTTGATGTGGGAGGGCAGAAGTAGGGATAGGAATGAGCCCACGTCAGGCCACGCTCCTCACAATGCTGGTCATCCTCGGGACTGTCGCTGTCGGCCTCCCGGCCGTGACAGCGCAGGAGACCGCGACGGAGACAGTGGCCACGCAGAACAACTCTGCTAGCGGGATGGGAACGCAACTAACGGCGTTCCTTCAGTCGAACGCTGCCGCCGCGAACGACACGGTCAAGAACGGGATGTGGCGGTCGGCATACAACCAATCGAACGGAACCGAACGGGCCGAGCTAGTCACGAAGCGAGCGGGCTCGCTCGAACACCGACTTGAGCGGCTACAGGAGCGCAACGCCACGCTCGAACAGCGATACGAGAAGGGGTCGCAGGCCTACGTGGCTCAGCAGAGCCGGCTCACTGCGGAGATCGCAGGCCTGCAGACCGCGATTAACGACACCGACACGGCTGCCAAACAGACCGGTGTGAACGACACCGCACTGGAGCAGCTGAAACAGAACGCCAGTAAGCTTTCCGGTCAACAGGTCGCATCGATTGCTCGCGGTATCGCCGGCCCACCGGAGAGCGCCGGCCCACCGGAAAGCGCCGGCCCCGATCAGCAGGGACCACCGGACGACGTTGGGGCCAACGAGAGCGAACGAGGACCACCTGATGACGCCCCCGGACAGCAGGGAAACGAAACCGACGGAGACCCACCCGTTGACGGGGGTAACGACGGGGAAAGCGGAAACTCCGACAACGCGGGCGAGGGCGAGGGAAACGGCGCTGACAGGAGTACAGAACGGGGCAAGGATAACGGAGATCGTGGAGCGTCCGGTGCCGATGACAGTAACGGGGACGAGAGCGACAGCGATGACGATGTTGGTTCAGACGACGCGTCCAGCGCCGGCGAGTCCGGTGACGCCGCAGGCAACGACGAGTCCGACAGTTCATCCGAGACGAAAGATTCCAACGGTGGTACAGACGGCGACAGCGACACCGCAAACGACGGGGCCAGCGACGAGGGAAACGATAACGGGGGCGCGCAAGGAAACGACGGCGGCGACAACCAAGGAAACAGCGACGGAAACGACCAGAGCAGTGATCAAGAGGACGACAGCGGTGACAATCAAGGAAACAGCGACGGAAACGACCAAGAGA
The Haloarcula sp. CBA1129 genome window above contains:
- a CDS encoding DUF5802 family protein, with translation MFEQFSRGYYLGRLYVEPRDDAAAAMCREQHERVNEQLYASGDGVERMDYPLVMKLGSQHFAVHGDEQVPADTLVVPETMLEDANIRNPPSLEAVFLAKADHAAQLLSISEGTPTLPDTAV
- a CDS encoding DUF1405 domain-containing protein, whose protein sequence is MSEQRGPLPRRYARYYLEQTPSLVWLLVVNAVAMLVGVRFYVETMPGQKQLADVSTFLWPLFADSPAALFLMTLSVATLLPFLGKSLDEVPLTVPLAYLHTIALVWLVKMGLWTVVALNIGFDAYFPAPWAYFGIIVTHLGFVAEGLLVPHYARTTRGALVTALVLALGNDVLDYGFGYHPPLRYDPGLLLPAATVALSVLSVVFVWRLLPMEAPRQRTA